One region of Streptomyces davaonensis JCM 4913 genomic DNA includes:
- the hpnE gene encoding hydroxysqualene dehydroxylase HpnE: protein MTDGRTTGGDAVVVGGGLAGITAALALADAGVRVTLLEGRPRLGGLAFSFQRGDLTVDNGQHVYLRCCTAYRWFLDRIEASALAPLQDRLDVPVLDLAKPEGRRLGRIQRDPLPVPLHLGRSLATYPHLSLTERAAVGRAALALKALDLDDPALDDQNFGTWLAAHGQSERAVTALWNLVGIATLNAVAGDSSLGLAAMVFKTGLLSDPGAADIGWAHVPLGELHDRLARKALDSAGVRTEVRTRVTSISTDDNGRWAVQVPGETLRADAVVLAVPQSEAHDLLPDGALDAPERLLRIGTAPILNVHVVYDRPVLSTPFFAALGTPVQWVFDRTESSGLREGQYLALSQSAAHHDIDAPVAELRERYLPELARLLPLARKAEVKDFFVTRERTATFAPAPGVGRLRPGTRTQAPGLYLAGAWTATGWPATMESAVRSGVNAADAALGALGRPRPSHLFDVEEAA, encoded by the coding sequence ATGACCGACGGCAGGACAACCGGCGGCGACGCCGTCGTGGTCGGCGGCGGGCTGGCCGGGATCACCGCGGCGCTGGCGCTCGCCGACGCGGGAGTGCGCGTGACGCTCCTGGAGGGCAGGCCACGCCTCGGCGGGCTCGCCTTCTCCTTCCAGCGCGGCGACCTCACCGTCGACAACGGCCAGCATGTGTATCTGCGCTGCTGCACCGCCTACCGCTGGTTCCTCGACCGGATCGAGGCAAGCGCGCTGGCGCCGTTGCAGGATCGTCTCGACGTGCCCGTACTCGACCTGGCCAAGCCCGAGGGGCGGCGGCTCGGCAGGATCCAGCGCGACCCGCTGCCCGTACCGCTGCATCTGGGGCGCAGCCTCGCCACCTACCCGCACCTCTCCCTCACCGAGCGGGCCGCCGTCGGGCGTGCCGCGCTCGCGCTGAAGGCGCTCGACCTCGACGATCCGGCCCTGGACGACCAGAACTTCGGCACCTGGCTGGCCGCGCACGGTCAGTCCGAGCGTGCCGTGACGGCGCTGTGGAACCTGGTCGGGATCGCCACGCTCAACGCGGTCGCGGGCGACTCCTCGCTGGGGCTCGCCGCGATGGTGTTCAAGACCGGTCTGCTGTCCGACCCGGGCGCGGCCGACATCGGATGGGCGCATGTCCCGCTGGGCGAACTGCACGACCGGCTGGCCCGCAAGGCGCTCGACTCCGCGGGCGTGCGTACCGAGGTCCGTACACGCGTCACCTCCATCTCCACTGACGACAACGGACGTTGGGCCGTCCAGGTTCCCGGGGAGACCCTCCGGGCCGACGCGGTCGTCCTCGCCGTACCGCAGAGCGAGGCCCACGACCTGCTGCCCGACGGCGCCCTGGACGCTCCCGAACGACTGCTCAGGATCGGCACCGCGCCGATCCTGAACGTCCATGTCGTCTACGACCGCCCGGTGCTCAGCACCCCGTTCTTCGCCGCCCTCGGCACGCCGGTGCAATGGGTGTTCGACCGGACCGAGTCCTCTGGGCTCCGGGAGGGGCAGTACCTGGCCCTGTCCCAGTCGGCCGCGCACCACGACATCGACGCGCCGGTGGCCGAGCTGCGCGAGCGGTATCTGCCGGAGCTGGCCCGGCTGCTTCCGCTCGCCCGGAAGGCCGAGGTGAAGGACTTCTTCGTGACCCGGGAGCGTACAGCGACGTTCGCCCCCGCTCCGGGCGTCGGGCGGCTGCGGCCCGGCACCCGGACCCAGGCACCCGGCCTCTACCTGGCCGGAGCGTGGACCGCCACCGGGTGGCCCGCGACCATGGAGAGTGCGGTCCGCAGTGGCGTGAACGCGGCGGACGCCGCGCTCGGCGCCCTGGGCAGGCCCCGTCCCAGCCACCTCTTCGACGTAGAGGAGGCGGCCTGA
- a CDS encoding DUF6380 family protein, with protein MDNPVQGDATGEKWHATLRTSAASLTETADRASFKHRGGRSGEDAR; from the coding sequence ATGGACAATCCGGTCCAAGGTGATGCCACCGGCGAAAAATGGCACGCAACCCTCCGCACTTCGGCGGCGTCCCTGACTGAGACGGCCGACCGTGCATCGTTCAAGCACCGCGGCGGCCGTTCGGGGGAGGACGCACGATGA